GATTTTACGGCCTCAAGTGAATTTATGTCGCGAGTCTCTAATGCTTTCCGCGCAAATATTGACAGTATTCAAGCTGCTATGTCGGGACTTGGCCTCACCGTTGAAGATTTGAGCGACTCTGAAAATTTAACGTTATTGGGCGAAACTTTGAACGAGGGTGCAGAAGCTCTCGGACTTCCTCAAATTGAAAACGTTGACAATGAAGTCGCAAAACTTTTAGGCAAGGACGACAAGAAACCAGAAATGCCAGATTTACCCGGCGGGAGTCATAATGAACCAGTCAAGAAAGAAAACGAGTCCGGCGAGACAGAAGTAAATACAAAAATTGTTAATTCCGGCAGAGTTTCTTACTTGGAGACCGAGAAAACTTCAGCTAACGGCGTTACAACAACTACCCGCACAATGATAGGCAGCATGGGAAAAACCAGCACAATGAGAGGCGGAGTAAGTGCCTTCGGTGGAATGCCGACAACAAAAACTTTCAGCGGTACATCAGGAATCAGCGATCTAAACCGCATAAATTTCATCAAAGCGAAATAAAAAATTTGCCCTCAGGAATAATCCCGGGGGCTTTATTGTTACATTCTTTCTGTTACTCGTCTGACTCGTTTAACGCCGTCTATTTCCTTGAGCCTTTCGACTGTATCCTCCGGCATTTTGTGAGAAATATCTAATAATGTGTAAGCGTAAGAGCCTTTTGCTTTGTTCAACAAATTTTCTATATTGAGGCCGTTATTACCGAAAAACGCTGTAATTTGCGATAACATGTTCGGGATATTTTGATGTAATATAGCGACTCTTGCTTCAGTCTCACAGATTCCGGCGTTAATATCGGGATAATTTACGGAGTTATTTATATTCCCGTTGTCAAGATAATCTTGCAATTGAACGACGGCCATTACTGCGCAGTTGTCTTCGGCTTCTTCTGTTGACGCTCCCAAGTGAGGCAAAATTATAGAATTTGGAAGATTTGCGCTTATTGCATTCGGGAAATCAGAAATATATTTTGCTACATGACCTGATTCAAGTGCTGATTTTAACGCTGACTCATCAACTAAGACATCACGTGCAAAGTTCAAAATTTTTATGCCGTCTTTCATTTTCGCGATTGCGTCAGAATTTACCATGTGTCTTGTATTTGCTCCGGCGGGAACATGAATCGTTATATAGTCGCTCGCTGAATAAACCTCTTCGGCCGTGTCAGCGTGTTTTATCATGGGACTTAACATCCACGCAGATTTTAACGATAAATAAGGGTCATAGCCTAAAACATTCATTCCTAACGAGACAGCAGCATTTGCAACACGTACACCGATAGCACCGAGTCCTATAACGCCGAGAGTCTTGCCCTGAATCTCATGACCTGCAAAATTTTTCTTGATTTTCTCTGCAAGTTTGGAAATATTTTCATCTTTTGCGTTGTCATTGACCCATTTTATTCCAGCAAAAATATCACGTGAAGCAAGTAATAAACCGGCCAAGACTAATTCTTTGACGGAGTTTGCATTTGCTCCGGGAGTGTTGAAGACTACGACTCCATTTTCTGAACATTTATCGATGGGAATATTATTTACTCCTGCACCTGCACGGGCGATCGCGCGCAACTCGGCCGGAAAATTCATATTCAGCATATCAGCAGAACGAACAAGAATCCCGGCTGCTTCGTCGGGTGTGTCAATTAATTCATAACCTTTGCGGAATTTTTCGAGTCCTACACTTGCTATGCTATTAAGACAGCAAATTTTTCTGTGCTTGGGACAAATCATTTATTGAGCGTGCCTCTTTTCAAAATCTGTCATGAACTCAACGAGCTTGTATACTCCCTCGATAGGCATTGCGTTATAAAGTGATGCTCTCATGCCTCCGACTGAACGATGACCCTTTATATTTTTGAGTCCTGCCTGTGATGCCTCTGCTGCAAATTCCGCGTCAAGTTCTTTATTTCCCGTTACAAATGGGACGTTCATTAAAGATCTGTCTTTCTTGTCGACTGTGCCGTGAAATAATTTAGAGTTGTCGAGATAGTCATATAAAACTTTTGCCTTTGCCTGATTCAACTTGTGCATTTCTTCAACGCCGCCGAGTTTTATCAGCCACTTAAAGACTAATCCGCACACGTAAATATTAAAGCACGGGGGAGTGTTGAACAACGATTTATTATCAGCGTGAGTCTTATATTTCATCATAGTGGGCGTATAAGGCAAGACATCATCACGAATTAAATCATCACGAATTATGACGATAACGACTCCTGCAGGCCCGACGTTTTTCTGAACACCTCCGTAAACAAGCCCGTAATTATTCACGTCAACAGGCTCACTCAGGAACATTGACGAAATATCAGACACTAAAATTTTGCCCTTAGTGTTGGGAAGAGTCTTAATTGTTGTCCCGTGTACTGTCTCATTCTGGCAAATATAAACGTAGTCGGCATTGGGTGAAATATTTAAATCTGACAAATCAGGAATGTACGAAAAATTTTTATCTGCCGAGCTTGCGATCTCGTTGACAGTTCCGAAAATTTTTGCTTCAGCTGCTGCCTTCTTTGACCACTGGCCTGTTACGATATAATCAGCTGCACGGTTAATCATTAAGTTCATGGGAATCATCGCAAATTGAGTGTAAGCTCCTCCCTGAAGGAATAAAACGCGATAATTTGCGGGAATGTTCATCAATGAGCGTAAATTTTTTTCTGCCTCGTTGATAATGTCCTCGAAATCTTTGGATCTGTGGCTCATTTCCATTACTGACATGCCACTATTGCCGTATTCGAGTAATTCAGCCTGCACAGTTTTTAACACTTCTTCAGGCAAGACTCCGGGGCCTGCGCTGAAATTGTAAACTCTGCTCAAATTTTATTTCTCCTTACTGTAATAATATAATCATATAATCTGCAATATTATAGCAGTGTGAATCTTGATTCATGAGTCAGCATGAAAAATTTAATTCGCGCAATAGTCAGCAGCAAAATATAAAAACGTTCATGAATTTTTTGCAGCAATAATAAAAATTTTCTCTATCAACATTTGTGAAGGTCATGAATATTTACGTGCTATAAAATTTAATTCGCGCAATAGTCATCAGCAAAATATAAAAACGTTCATGAATTTTTTGCAGCAATAATAAAACTTTTCTCCGTCAACATTTGTGAAGGACATGAATATTTATGTGCTATAAAATTTTTTCGCGCAGTAGTCATCAGCAAAATATAAAAACGTTCATGAATTTTTTGCAGCAATAATAAAAAATTTTCTCTGTCAACATTTGTGAAGGCTATAAAATATTAAAATTTTCGTATTAGTAAATGTATTAGTAAAAAATTGCAGCTCCCTCAATAAATTTTTAAGAGAACTGCACGCATTTATTATATCAAATATGAGTGTAATTCAAAAATTTATATCAATCCTAACTCTACAGCAATATTGCAAAAAATTATCTCAGTGTTAAAATATTCCGCAAGTTAAGCAAAAAATTTCGTAAAAAAATTGCTTAATGATGGAGGTAATTTGCATAATGAGCGAAAAATTAAAGTCTATTCGGGAAATTTATGGTACATTAGTATTTAACCGCCGAGTCATGAAAGAAAGACTCAATCCCGACATTTATGATCAAGTCATCGCAGCTATCGAAGGACGAAGCAGACTCGATAGTCAAGCAGCCGACATCGTAGCAGGTGCATTAAAGGACTGGGCAATCTCAAACGGTGCTACACATTGGGCGCACTGGTTCCAGCCTATGAGCGAATTAACAGCAGAGAAACATACAGCTTTTACACAGTCAGACTCAGAAGGCAGACCCATTGAAGTCTTCAGAGGTCATAATCTTTCACAAGGTGAGCCGGACGCGTCGAGCTTTCCAAGTGCGGGGACTCGTTCAACATTTGAAGCGCGCGGTTATTCTGCGTGGGACATCTCAAGCCCTGCATTTATCGTGAAAAGCGAAAAGGGCGGGACTCTCTGCATTCCGTCTGTGTTCCTCTCATTTGACGGCACACCATTAGATTTGAAGACTCCTTTATTGCGAAGTCTTGACGCTGTTGAATCTCGTGCGTTAAAACTTTTGAGAATGTTGGGTCAACGCGGTATTAAATCCGTGAAAATGACCGTTGGTGCTGAACAAGAATATTTTTTGCTTGACCGTCCTAGAGCTCAGAAAAGGCCGGATATTAGATTTTGCGGTAGAACTCTAATCGGTGCACAACCTGCAAAAGATCAAAAGTTAGATCATCACTACATGGGAGCTATTCCCGGACGCGTTTTGCGTTACATGGAAGACGTTGAACGCGATTTGGCGAGGCTAGGTGTATCAATTACTGCACGTCATAATGAGGTCGCGCGCTGTCAGTTCGAATTTGCACATTTATTCAACGAAGCAAATATTGCCTGCGATCAGAATCAAATTTTAAT
The Synergistaceae bacterium DNA segment above includes these coding regions:
- the serC gene encoding 3-phosphoserine/phosphohydroxythreonine transaminase; this encodes MSRVYNFSAGPGVLPEEVLKTVQAELLEYGNSGMSVMEMSHRSKDFEDIINEAEKNLRSLMNIPANYRVLFLQGGAYTQFAMIPMNLMINRAADYIVTGQWSKKAAAEAKIFGTVNEIASSADKNFSYIPDLSDLNISPNADYVYICQNETVHGTTIKTLPNTKGKILVSDISSMFLSEPVDVNNYGLVYGGVQKNVGPAGVVIVIIRDDLIRDDVLPYTPTMMKYKTHADNKSLFNTPPCFNIYVCGLVFKWLIKLGGVEEMHKLNQAKAKVLYDYLDNSKLFHGTVDKKDRSLMNVPFVTGNKELDAEFAAEASQAGLKNIKGHRSVGGMRASLYNAMPIEGVYKLVEFMTDFEKRHAQ
- a CDS encoding phosphoglycerate dehydrogenase is translated as MICPKHRKICCLNSIASVGLEKFRKGYELIDTPDEAAGILVRSADMLNMNFPAELRAIARAGAGVNNIPIDKCSENGVVVFNTPGANANSVKELVLAGLLLASRDIFAGIKWVNDNAKDENISKLAEKIKKNFAGHEIQGKTLGVIGLGAIGVRVANAAVSLGMNVLGYDPYLSLKSAWMLSPMIKHADTAEEVYSASDYITIHVPAGANTRHMVNSDAIAKMKDGIKILNFARDVLVDESALKSALESGHVAKYISDFPNAISANLPNSIILPHLGASTEEAEDNCAVMAVVQLQDYLDNGNINNSVNYPDINAGICETEARVAILHQNIPNMLSQITAFFGNNGLNIENLLNKAKGSYAYTLLDISHKMPEDTVERLKEIDGVKRVRRVTERM